Proteins encoded within one genomic window of Companilactobacillus zhachilii:
- a CDS encoding ABC transporter substrate-binding protein, translating to MKRLLKVLLIVCVMVVVVGLSGCSPRNKIKSNEIRIGILNTPNDVAVARNKGYFRSAFPDKKVSFITFDSGVDANKALMSGGVDFATMGDTNGIVALTAGIPVKLLWINEMCGSNECLIVKRDSGIKRISDLRGKKIATPFASTSHYSLMITLKRAGLENKVKLLDMDTQNIVAAWKRGNIDAAYTWQPTLSQLQSDGRVLTDSSDLSKAGYSTANITLVSKAFLKSNPGDVKKFVEVLNKSHKLRQTSYSTAVKAAAKQTGISISDADKQMKGTTWPSLSAEYSRNYLGNQDKLGQFMVEMQRAGEFMQSQQTISYAPTLKQFKAFVHHGGI from the coding sequence ATGAAAAGACTACTTAAAGTACTGTTAATTGTATGTGTGATGGTGGTCGTTGTTGGATTGAGTGGCTGTTCACCCAGAAATAAAATAAAGTCTAATGAAATACGAATTGGGATTCTAAATACACCAAATGATGTTGCCGTGGCTCGAAATAAAGGTTATTTTCGAAGTGCTTTTCCAGATAAAAAAGTTAGTTTTATAACATTTGATTCTGGTGTTGATGCTAATAAGGCACTGATGTCGGGTGGGGTTGATTTTGCCACGATGGGAGATACTAATGGAATCGTGGCATTGACAGCAGGCATTCCCGTGAAGTTGTTATGGATCAATGAAATGTGTGGTTCCAATGAGTGTTTGATTGTGAAGAGAGATTCCGGAATTAAACGTATCTCTGATCTTAGAGGCAAAAAGATAGCAACACCGTTTGCATCAACTTCTCATTATAGTTTGATGATTACTTTAAAACGGGCAGGGTTAGAAAACAAAGTTAAATTGCTCGATATGGATACACAAAATATCGTTGCAGCTTGGAAACGCGGTAATATTGATGCTGCTTATACTTGGCAACCGACATTATCACAATTACAAAGCGACGGGCGAGTTTTGACAGACAGTTCAGATTTGTCTAAAGCTGGATATTCAACGGCAAATATAACTTTAGTGAGTAAAGCCTTTTTGAAGAGTAATCCGGGGGATGTGAAGAAGTTTGTTGAGGTTTTGAATAAATCTCATAAATTACGCCAAACAAGCTATTCTACCGCCGTTAAAGCAGCCGCTAAGCAAACTGGAATTAGTATCAGTGATGCTGACAAACAGATGAAAGGAACGACATGGCCGTCATTAAGTGCGGAATACTCTAGAAACTATTTGGGAAATCAAGACAAACTCGGACAATTCATGGTGGAAATGCAGCGTGCAGGTGAGTTTATGCAAAGTCAACAAACAATTAGTTATGCACCGACATTGAAACAGTTTAAAGCGTTTGTTCATCATGGAGGAATTTAA
- a CDS encoding ABC transporter ATP-binding protein gives MELIQADNLSIKYPNSDVPVIVNTSFNVAKNEIFVLVGPSGCGKSTILQAIAGFISSDGVLKMNGETITGPDWQRGVVFQNSSLYPWLTVKDNVGFGLKVRKFPQKKIDSRVRYLLDLIGLSDQSQTKTFELSGGMRQRVAIARVLANNSPLLLMDEPFGALDAFTRAKMQGLILDIWRKEKTSIFMITHDLNEAIRCGNRIAIMNSHDKRIVKIMDNPFQDTDLEEISDFELERKIDGFRKDILKIINQ, from the coding sequence ATGGAATTAATTCAAGCTGATAATTTGTCAATTAAATATCCCAATTCTGATGTGCCAGTGATTGTTAATACTAGTTTTAACGTTGCTAAAAATGAAATATTTGTTTTAGTGGGACCTTCAGGATGTGGTAAGAGTACAATTTTGCAAGCGATAGCCGGCTTTATTTCTTCTGATGGTGTCTTAAAGATGAACGGAGAAACAATAACAGGGCCAGATTGGCAACGGGGAGTAGTTTTTCAAAATTCTTCTTTATATCCATGGTTGACAGTAAAAGATAATGTTGGATTCGGACTAAAAGTACGTAAGTTTCCTCAAAAGAAGATAGATTCAAGGGTTAGATATTTGTTGGATTTGATTGGATTGAGTGATCAAAGTCAGACCAAGACTTTTGAGTTGTCAGGTGGTATGAGACAGCGGGTTGCAATAGCTAGAGTTTTGGCTAATAATTCACCGTTATTATTAATGGATGAACCTTTTGGTGCTTTAGATGCATTTACTAGAGCTAAGATGCAAGGATTAATTTTAGATATTTGGCGAAAAGAGAAAACAAGTATTTTCATGATAACTCATGATTTAAATGAAGCGATTCGTTGTGGTAATAGAATTGCTATTATGAACAGTCATGACAAAAGAATAGTTAAAATAATGGACAATCCGTTTCAGGATACAGACTTAGAAGAAATAAGTGATTTTGAGTTAGAAAGAAAAATTGATGGTTTTCGAAAAGATATTCTCAAGATTATTAATCAGTGA
- a CDS encoding phosphoenolpyruvate carboxykinase (ATP), protein MSDSLQAIESKAFYINPNRSVAVINYNEEYIQDIFQLINSKGFHNLVDLYLEESQLAVTNKVEGLAADTYINILKAILIDDKPTYEKYGNEQILKSIEDFYSYYRSYFRVSLINKHNSAIVKGNFMTIDNRFNEVVINLYRAIEEKLQGFPNRTYRQINAGTNACVLTQSIKWNMPKKYQALESIRFLDTIMLRPPMMMHTKSNKREGVFSAVENNPIEKFDGDQKDWYCFPAKIGESLAFIYFHRDYFVSGIALANLFEVADEASIAGQKPDEIILFGLKETEGGVSHYYHDEENDIWVGEVPYNDKTTYFGYMKKMCLTVHNLHMIYENHLPIHGSMVKISFSNGKTKSVVFFGDSGAGKSESIEALQEIADDKIINIETIFDDMGSFAFDDEGNVYAQGTETGAFVRLDDLSSSVAFNNMDRGIYLNPELKNARVILPANTYKNVVEHHSIDMWVYANNYDAEIGLHQFPDEDQAKATFIAGKRKALGTTDEVGMSTTFFANPFGPVQEEAKTRPIIDKVFNKLYQDNVYVGEIYTHLGYDKSKDSLHESAKELLSELMNN, encoded by the coding sequence ATGTCTGATTCATTACAAGCTATCGAATCAAAAGCATTTTACATTAATCCTAATCGATCAGTTGCTGTGATTAATTATAATGAGGAATATATTCAAGATATTTTTCAACTAATCAACAGCAAAGGTTTTCACAATTTGGTTGACCTCTATCTTGAAGAAAGTCAACTTGCTGTAACTAATAAAGTTGAGGGCTTAGCCGCCGATACTTACATCAATATTTTGAAAGCTATCTTAATTGATGACAAACCTACATATGAAAAATACGGTAACGAACAGATTCTCAAGAGCATTGAAGATTTCTATTCTTACTATCGTTCATATTTTAGAGTTTCTCTCATTAATAAACATAATAGTGCCATCGTTAAAGGTAACTTTATGACGATTGATAATCGTTTTAACGAAGTCGTCATTAACCTTTATCGGGCTATCGAAGAAAAGCTTCAAGGCTTTCCTAATCGAACTTACCGTCAAATCAATGCTGGGACTAATGCCTGTGTTTTAACGCAATCAATCAAATGGAACATGCCCAAGAAATATCAAGCTTTGGAAAGTATTCGTTTCTTAGATACGATCATGCTACGCCCACCGATGATGATGCACACTAAGAGTAACAAGCGCGAAGGTGTCTTCAGTGCCGTAGAAAACAATCCTATCGAAAAATTTGATGGCGACCAAAAAGACTGGTACTGCTTCCCTGCTAAAATTGGTGAAAGTTTAGCTTTTATCTATTTCCATCGCGATTACTTTGTCAGTGGTATCGCTCTAGCCAACTTATTTGAAGTTGCTGACGAAGCTAGTATCGCTGGTCAAAAGCCTGACGAAATAATCCTCTTCGGTCTCAAAGAAACTGAGGGTGGCGTGAGCCATTATTATCACGATGAAGAAAACGATATTTGGGTCGGTGAAGTCCCTTATAACGATAAGACAACATACTTCGGTTATATGAAGAAAATGTGTCTAACAGTTCATAATTTACACATGATTTATGAAAACCATCTACCAATTCACGGTTCAATGGTTAAAATTAGTTTTTCTAACGGTAAAACTAAATCAGTTGTCTTCTTTGGAGACTCAGGTGCCGGCAAGTCTGAATCTATCGAAGCATTGCAAGAAATTGCGGATGACAAAATTATCAATATTGAAACTATCTTCGATGACATGGGTAGCTTTGCTTTCGATGATGAAGGTAATGTCTATGCCCAAGGTACTGAAACCGGTGCGTTTGTTCGTTTGGACGACTTGAGTAGTTCTGTCGCCTTTAACAACATGGACCGTGGTATTTACTTGAATCCAGAGCTGAAGAATGCTCGAGTTATCTTGCCTGCCAATACTTACAAAAACGTCGTTGAACATCATTCAATCGACATGTGGGTATATGCTAATAATTACGATGCTGAAATTGGTTTGCATCAATTCCCAGATGAAGACCAAGCTAAGGCAACTTTCATTGCTGGTAAACGAAAAGCCTTAGGTACAACTGATGAAGTCGGTATGAGTACAACTTTCTTTGCTAATCCATTTGGACCAGTACAAGAAGAAGCCAAGACTCGCCCAATTATTGATAAAGTATTCAACAAACTCTATCAAGATAACGTTTATGTCGGTGAAATTTATACTCATTTAGGCTATGACAAATCTAAGGACAGCTTGCATGAATCGGCTAAAGAGCTACTTTCAGAATTAATGAATAACTAG
- a CDS encoding histidine phosphatase family protein — protein sequence MAKYQIYLVRHGRTWFNKYNKMQGWSDTPLAPEGVEVAKKAAKALKDVNFAAAFSSDARRAIDTCKLIVDENINHDKITPQKLMEFREEFYGYYEGMNSPEAWYMVGQPHGAATFAEIIAKYGMDATKDFMKEADPFHDAENAEEYWTRVNKGFEKLDKVAKDGDKILLVSHGTTIRSITDRYNDGNFDVTVSPRNSSLTMMTRDNGQNTVTSYNQMLD from the coding sequence ATGGCAAAATACCAAATTTATTTAGTTCGCCACGGTCGGACTTGGTTTAACAAATATAATAAAATGCAAGGTTGGTCTGATACTCCCCTTGCTCCCGAAGGCGTTGAGGTAGCTAAAAAAGCTGCTAAGGCATTAAAAGACGTCAACTTTGCTGCCGCTTTTTCATCAGATGCCAGACGTGCAATTGATACTTGTAAACTAATAGTTGATGAAAATATCAATCACGACAAAATCACACCACAAAAACTAATGGAATTTCGTGAAGAGTTCTACGGCTATTATGAAGGAATGAACTCCCCCGAAGCTTGGTACATGGTAGGCCAACCCCACGGTGCCGCTACATTTGCCGAAATTATTGCTAAATACGGAATGGACGCTACAAAAGACTTCATGAAAGAAGCCGATCCATTCCATGACGCTGAAAATGCTGAAGAATATTGGACCCGTGTTAACAAAGGTTTCGAAAAATTAGATAAAGTAGCCAAAGATGGCGATAAGATTCTTTTAGTCTCACATGGAACAACTATCCGTTCTATCACCGACCGTTATAACGATGGAAACTTCGATGTAACGGTTAGTCCCAGAAACTCTAGTCTAACAATGATGACCCGTGATAACGGCCAAAATACAGTTACTAGTTATAATCAAATGTTAGATTAA
- a CDS encoding histidine phosphatase family protein, whose amino-acid sequence MAYQIYFVRHGKTWYNEYEKMQGWSDTPLTDDGVEVAQKAAEALRNVNFAAAVTSDMKRAVDTTRIITRRNKNNLVPQELSEFREQFYGYFEGRSIDESWFAIGKPHNARTFSDIVQKYGFDATMDFVKEADPLHDAESADEYWSRIERGFKKLDRIAHDGDKILVVTHSITILGFAIRYPTPGLKVDDIPANASLTIMERDNGVNKVTKYNQSLID is encoded by the coding sequence ATGGCATATCAAATTTATTTTGTAAGACACGGTAAAACTTGGTATAACGAATACGAGAAAATGCAGGGTTGGTCTGACACTCCTTTAACTGATGACGGAGTTGAAGTCGCTCAAAAAGCAGCCGAAGCATTACGGAACGTTAATTTTGCGGCCGCAGTCACCTCAGATATGAAACGAGCAGTTGATACAACTAGAATTATTACAAGAAGAAATAAAAACAATTTAGTACCACAAGAATTATCAGAATTCAGAGAACAATTCTATGGCTACTTTGAAGGTCGTAGTATTGATGAATCGTGGTTTGCCATTGGTAAGCCACATAATGCTAGAACTTTCAGTGATATTGTCCAAAAGTATGGTTTCGATGCCACCATGGACTTCGTTAAAGAAGCTGATCCTCTACATGATGCTGAAAGTGCCGACGAGTATTGGAGTAGAATCGAACGTGGCTTTAAGAAACTCGACCGCATTGCCCATGACGGTGATAAAATCCTTGTCGTTACTCACAGTATTACTATCTTAGGCTTTGCTATCCGTTATCCAACGCCAGGATTAAAAGTTGATGATATTCCTGCCAATGCCAGCTTAACGATTATGGAACGTGACAATGGCGTCAACAAGGTCACTAAATATAACCAATCATTGATTGACTAA
- a CDS encoding NAD(P)-dependent oxidoreductase has translation MKIAVIGANGKEGSLIVKEALSRGLDVTSIVRDAKKSPTDEYLVRDVYSLQAEDIKNFDVLVDALGFFGPAVKEYVPATKHLIEIIGGSKTRLLVVGGAGSLYLDETHTKKLYQQADFPEVVKPLSEEMDKSLDVLRESKIDWTFISPAADFQADGERTGKYVLAGEELTFDADGKSEISYADFAIAMVDEIVEAKHSKKRISVRW, from the coding sequence ATGAAAATAGCCGTTATTGGTGCAAATGGTAAAGAAGGTTCCTTGATTGTTAAGGAAGCCTTGAGTCGAGGCTTAGATGTAACTTCGATCGTACGTGATGCGAAGAAGTCACCGACAGACGAATATTTAGTTCGGGATGTTTATAGTTTACAAGCTGAGGATATTAAAAACTTTGATGTTTTAGTTGATGCGTTAGGATTCTTTGGACCAGCTGTGAAAGAATATGTTCCAGCAACGAAACATTTGATTGAAATCATTGGTGGTTCAAAGACAAGATTATTAGTAGTTGGTGGAGCAGGATCATTGTATCTTGACGAAACCCATACAAAAAAGCTTTATCAACAGGCTGATTTTCCAGAGGTAGTTAAGCCCTTGAGTGAAGAAATGGATAAATCATTGGATGTTTTGCGCGAAAGCAAGATTGATTGGACGTTCATTAGTCCGGCTGCCGATTTCCAAGCAGATGGTGAACGTACTGGTAAATATGTCTTAGCTGGTGAGGAACTAACTTTCGATGCCGATGGTAAAAGTGAAATCAGTTACGCTGACTTTGCCATTGCGATGGTCGATGAAATTGTAGAGGCAAAACATTCTAAAAAACGTATTAGTGTAAGGTGGTAA
- a CDS encoding flavodoxin domain-containing protein, giving the protein MKILLTYTSLTGRNEEIAKHLADYLKDKGADLDLEQIVDTDAFGLSDYDAVIVETYTYHDGEVPDEAQDFYEDLADVDLKRTKFAVLGSSSKTHLHFGRAVDYFTMQLNSSNGEQVADSVKIDRDPDEDDYKRVEALGDYILKSLK; this is encoded by the coding sequence ATGAAGATATTGTTAACTTATACCAGTTTGACTGGTCGTAATGAGGAAATAGCCAAACATTTGGCAGATTATTTAAAGGATAAAGGTGCTGATCTTGATTTGGAGCAAATCGTTGATACAGATGCCTTTGGTTTAAGTGACTATGACGCCGTTATAGTGGAAACATACACTTATCATGATGGTGAAGTGCCTGACGAAGCACAGGATTTCTATGAAGATTTAGCTGATGTGGATTTAAAGAGAACTAAATTTGCGGTGTTAGGGTCTAGTTCGAAGACCCATTTACACTTTGGTAGAGCCGTTGATTACTTCACGATGCAACTGAACTCTAGCAATGGTGAACAGGTTGCTGACTCTGTGAAGATTGACCGTGATCCTGATGAGGATGATTATAAGCGAGTTGAAGCCTTGGGTGATTATATACTGAAAAGTTTGAAATAA
- a CDS encoding Ada metal-binding domain-containing protein: MASFISMVAFGFMIYYAIRLFKGHKVRVTSRANKKLKKRYQVGLVISMFIMLIFGSMSSRNETTSKQSSSADTTKVVKKPKYVGKDKYDIAKKENVALLAKQKKLRAKEDKLQEQQDKIASDEAEAKRKEQEQQATAQKEQEAQAKAAQKQEQEAAAQQKQQEEEQQQSQQSQQSQQSASQTQTRGDMNTSDTGTIVGNSKTGVYHMPGQAGYRMNSANAVYFHSEQEAIAAGYRRAKR; encoded by the coding sequence ATGGCTAGTTTTATAAGTATGGTGGCATTTGGATTTATGATTTATTATGCCATTAGACTGTTCAAAGGTCATAAGGTAAGAGTAACAAGCCGAGCTAATAAGAAACTAAAGAAGCGCTATCAAGTGGGTTTGGTTATTAGTATGTTTATTATGCTGATTTTTGGGAGTATGAGTAGTCGTAACGAAACTACTTCCAAGCAGTCAAGCAGTGCCGATACGACTAAGGTTGTTAAGAAACCCAAATATGTTGGTAAAGACAAGTACGATATTGCTAAGAAAGAAAATGTTGCTTTGTTAGCTAAGCAAAAAAAATTGCGGGCTAAAGAAGATAAACTGCAAGAACAACAGGATAAAATCGCTAGTGATGAAGCCGAGGCTAAGCGTAAGGAACAAGAACAACAAGCTACTGCCCAAAAGGAGCAGGAGGCACAAGCAAAGGCTGCTCAAAAGCAAGAACAAGAAGCTGCCGCTCAACAAAAACAACAAGAAGAAGAACAACAACAATCACAACAATCACAACAATCACAACAATCTGCTTCACAGACGCAAACTAGGGGAGATATGAATACGTCTGACACAGGAACAATTGTTGGAAATTCCAAAACCGGTGTTTATCATATGCCTGGTCAAGCTGGTTATCGCATGAACTCTGCTAATGCAGTTTACTTTCACAGTGAACAAGAAGCAATTGCTGCCGGTTATAGGAGGGCCAAGAGATAA
- a CDS encoding DNA/RNA non-specific endonuclease yields the protein MKKLVKLLVLLSLFPATTAVTTQSQAATKSNVRTEYVKNYSYQKKTKKLVAKNKKLKKSIAKLQQEIADKQKAVDQHENKPTQTADNTDLANMDYNGTQEIVVNNNNPKFSNEDLSTAKGAWQQYGDLDNLNRVTAANALLNVSLMPTAKREPLHWNPTGWHNKRINGGWLYNRSHLIGYQLTGQNNNPKNLMTGTRSLNSPEMLAHEMDIAYYLKQSSSNYIRYRVTPIFRGDELLPRGVQMEAQSIGSNSVHFNVYIFNVQNGVTLNYNDGTSQIG from the coding sequence ATGAAAAAATTAGTTAAACTTTTAGTGCTATTATCTTTATTTCCAGCAACAACTGCCGTGACAACGCAAAGTCAGGCAGCTACTAAGAGTAATGTTAGAACTGAATATGTAAAGAATTATTCTTATCAAAAGAAGACTAAGAAATTAGTTGCTAAAAATAAGAAATTAAAAAAATCAATTGCTAAATTACAACAAGAAATTGCTGATAAACAAAAAGCGGTTGATCAACATGAAAATAAACCTACACAAACTGCCGATAATACTGATTTAGCTAATATGGATTATAATGGAACTCAAGAAATTGTGGTTAATAACAATAATCCTAAGTTTTCTAATGAGGATTTAAGTACAGCTAAAGGTGCTTGGCAACAATATGGCGACCTAGATAATCTTAACCGAGTCACAGCTGCTAATGCATTATTGAACGTTTCATTGATGCCAACAGCTAAACGGGAGCCATTGCATTGGAATCCAACTGGCTGGCATAATAAGCGTATTAATGGTGGTTGGTTGTACAATCGTAGTCATTTGATTGGTTATCAACTGACTGGTCAAAATAATAATCCTAAGAATTTGATGACAGGAACACGCTCATTGAATAGTCCTGAGATGTTAGCTCATGAAATGGATATTGCTTATTACTTGAAACAAAGCAGTTCAAATTATATTAGATATCGAGTTACACCAATTTTCCGTGGGGATGAGTTGTTACCTCGTGGTGTTCAAATGGAAGCTCAATCAATTGGGAGTAATTCAGTTCACTTCAATGTTTATATTTTCAATGTGCAAAATGGTGTAACGTTGAATTATAACGATGGTACAAGCCAAATAGGGTAA
- a CDS encoding MerR family transcriptional regulator, which translates to MKISEVSKKVGLTVPTIRYYCDLSMVPSLRRDVDGERIFDGEAVLWLEGIKFQRELGSSLSEIQTYIQLSQQTGPAALRKRHEMLLNQYEKAQQDVDESSERLQRLESKIELEEKIIKGQKTDSLSAARRFST; encoded by the coding sequence TTGAAAATTTCTGAGGTAAGTAAAAAAGTTGGCTTGACTGTCCCTACTATTCGTTATTACTGTGACTTAAGTATGGTGCCTTCTTTGCGGCGCGATGTCGATGGTGAAAGAATTTTTGATGGTGAAGCTGTTTTATGGCTCGAGGGAATCAAATTTCAGCGGGAACTTGGTTCCTCACTTTCTGAAATTCAAACCTATATTCAGTTAAGCCAACAAACTGGTCCAGCAGCATTGAGAAAGCGTCATGAGATGCTTTTGAATCAATATGAAAAGGCTCAACAAGATGTTGACGAGTCTTCCGAACGGCTGCAACGTTTGGAAAGCAAAATTGAACTTGAAGAGAAGATTATTAAGGGTCAAAAAACGGACAGTTTAAGCGCTGCACGTAGATTTAGCACATAG
- the lacD gene encoding tagatose-bisphosphate aldolase — protein sequence MTTPKKYAALEKMSDKNGVIAALAIDQRGSLKKMLAAAANKPANEEDIVEFKKAISKELTPYASAILLDPEYGLPASKVRAEGSGLLVSYEKTGYDATEPGRLPDLISVWSVRRLKEAGADSIKFLLYIDPDEDKSIIDQKEAFVERVGDECVAEDIPFFVELVTYDDSIGDVKSAEYAKVKPHKVIEAMKEFSKPQYHIDVLKVEVPINLDYVEGFNGDNPVVYTKDEAIKYFKEQSDATNLPYIFLSAGVSAQAFRDELHLAKDAGAKFNGVLCGRATWRGAIEPFAKDGEEAGKKWMNDQGKKNIEELNEVLAETATSWKDKVSKD from the coding sequence ATGACAACACCAAAAAAGTACGCAGCACTAGAAAAAATGTCTGACAAGAACGGAGTTATTGCAGCTCTTGCTATTGACCAACGTGGTTCACTAAAGAAAATGTTAGCCGCAGCCGCAAACAAGCCAGCTAATGAGGAAGATATTGTCGAATTCAAGAAAGCGATTTCTAAAGAATTGACACCTTACGCTTCAGCAATCCTATTGGACCCAGAATATGGTCTTCCAGCTTCAAAAGTTAGAGCTGAAGGTTCAGGTCTATTAGTTTCATACGAAAAGACTGGTTACGATGCTACAGAACCAGGTAGATTACCTGATTTGATCTCAGTATGGTCAGTACGTCGTTTGAAGGAAGCCGGAGCCGACTCAATCAAGTTCTTGCTTTACATCGATCCAGATGAAGATAAATCAATCATTGACCAAAAGGAAGCCTTCGTAGAAAGAGTTGGTGACGAATGTGTTGCCGAAGATATCCCATTCTTCGTTGAATTGGTTACATACGATGACTCAATCGGTGACGTTAAGAGTGCCGAATATGCTAAGGTAAAGCCACACAAGGTTATCGAAGCTATGAAAGAATTCTCAAAGCCACAATATCACATTGATGTTTTGAAGGTTGAAGTTCCTATTAACCTTGATTACGTTGAAGGATTTAACGGCGACAACCCTGTTGTTTACACAAAGGATGAAGCTATCAAGTACTTCAAGGAACAAAGTGATGCTACAAACTTGCCATACATCTTCTTGAGTGCCGGTGTTTCAGCACAAGCCTTCAGAGATGAATTACACCTAGCTAAAGATGCTGGTGCTAAGTTCAATGGTGTTCTATGTGGACGTGCCACATGGAGAGGTGCCATCGAACCATTCGCTAAAGATGGTGAAGAAGCTGGTAAGAAGTGGATGAACGATCAAGGTAAGAAGAACATCGAAGAATTAAACGAAGTTCTTGCTGAAACTGCAACTTCATGGAAAGACAAAGTTTCAAAAGACTAA
- a CDS encoding hexose kinase: protein MSNSVLTITMNPSVDISYPLEHLNIDTVNRVKDVSKTAGGKGLNVTRVLKQLGVDVTASGIIGGTIGQFITNQLDENDIDHAFMKISQESRNCIAILHDNGDQTEILEAGPILSKDDEIAFLEHFDNQVSSFKLVTISGSLPQGLSTGLYSKMVNVAAKHNVPVILDSSNEALRLALESDVKPFMIKPNQDEIAQLIGKKVSDLNDLKDKLATEEIFKGIPWVVVSLGSQGAFVKYQNNFFKVNIPKIHAVNPVGSGDSTVAGLAAGLVKDEKPEDIMKRAMTVGILNTLQEKTGNIDISQYKDYFEQVDIVKY, encoded by the coding sequence ATGAGTAATTCAGTTTTAACAATCACCATGAATCCTTCAGTTGATATCTCATATCCACTAGAACATCTAAATATTGATACAGTCAATCGTGTAAAGGATGTTTCCAAGACAGCTGGTGGTAAGGGATTAAACGTTACAAGGGTTCTCAAGCAACTCGGCGTTGACGTCACAGCTTCAGGTATTATTGGTGGAACAATTGGCCAATTTATCACAAACCAACTTGATGAAAATGACATCGATCACGCTTTCATGAAAATTAGTCAAGAATCTCGGAACTGTATCGCTATTTTACACGACAATGGTGACCAAACTGAGATCCTTGAAGCAGGTCCTATCCTTTCAAAAGATGACGAAATTGCTTTTCTAGAACATTTCGATAATCAAGTAAGTAGTTTCAAATTAGTAACTATCTCTGGTAGTTTGCCACAAGGTCTCTCAACGGGACTTTATTCTAAGATGGTCAACGTAGCTGCCAAACACAATGTCCCTGTTATTTTAGACAGTTCAAATGAAGCATTGCGTTTAGCTCTAGAAAGCGACGTTAAGCCATTTATGATCAAACCTAATCAAGACGAAATCGCTCAATTAATTGGTAAAAAAGTTAGCGATTTGAACGACTTGAAGGATAAATTAGCAACTGAGGAAATCTTCAAAGGTATTCCTTGGGTTGTAGTTTCACTAGGTTCACAGGGCGCATTCGTTAAATACCAAAATAACTTCTTCAAAGTAAATATTCCAAAAATTCACGCCGTTAACCCTGTTGGATCAGGTGATTCCACTGTAGCTGGTTTAGCTGCAGGTTTGGTTAAAGATGAAAAACCAGAAGATATTATGAAAAGAGCTATGACAGTCGGTATCCTAAATACTTTACAGGAAAAGACTGGAAATATTGACATTAGCCAATATAAAGATTATTTTGAACAGGTAGACATAGTTAAGTACTAA
- the lacB gene encoding galactose-6-phosphate isomerase subunit LacB yields MIIALGNDHIVTDTKIKISEMLKAMGHKVIDVGTYDHTRTHYPIYGLRVANLVRDGKADYGVVLCGTGVGISTAADKNQGVRAALVADTTTAKYAKEHLNANVISFGGAVVGEHLAEEIVKTFLAADYLGEDDDLVKKIDAVESKDNPEQHDNPHFYDHEMKLWDEGFYHD; encoded by the coding sequence ATGATTATTGCATTAGGAAACGACCATATTGTTACAGATACTAAAATCAAGATTTCAGAAATGTTAAAGGCTATGGGCCACAAGGTTATTGATGTTGGTACATACGACCACACAAGAACTCACTACCCTATTTACGGCTTACGTGTAGCTAACCTTGTTCGTGACGGCAAAGCTGACTATGGTGTTGTACTTTGTGGTACAGGTGTTGGTATTTCAACAGCTGCAGACAAGAACCAAGGCGTTCGTGCTGCCCTAGTTGCTGATACAACAACAGCTAAATATGCTAAAGAACACTTGAATGCAAATGTTATCAGTTTCGGTGGTGCCGTTGTCGGTGAACATCTAGCTGAAGAAATCGTTAAGACATTCCTTGCTGCTGATTATCTAGGTGAAGACGACGATCTAGTTAAGAAGATTGATGCCGTTGAATCTAAAGACAACCCAGAACAACATGACAATCCACACTTCTATGACCATGAAATGAAGCTATGGGACGAAGGATTCTACCATGACTAA